A genome region from Oceanibaculum indicum P24 includes the following:
- a CDS encoding anthranilate synthase component II, with amino-acid sequence MYILIDNYDSFTYNLWHFLGDLGAEVQVKRNDQITVDQVMAGGYQGIVISPGPCDPDRAGICLELIERAKGTLPIFGVCLGLQAIGQAFGGKVVRGPVPMHGKVSPIHHKNASVFKGLPSPLTATRYHSLVIEKDGLPDCLEITAETEDGVIMGLAHKTLPIHGVQFHPESIATEHGHAMLKNFLDIAERRNAA; translated from the coding sequence ATGTATATCCTGATCGATAATTACGACAGCTTCACCTATAACCTCTGGCACTTCCTGGGCGACCTTGGCGCCGAAGTGCAGGTGAAGCGCAACGACCAGATCACCGTCGATCAGGTGATGGCGGGGGGCTATCAGGGCATCGTCATCTCGCCCGGCCCCTGCGACCCGGACCGCGCCGGCATCTGCCTGGAACTGATCGAGCGCGCCAAGGGTACGCTGCCGATCTTCGGCGTCTGCCTCGGCCTGCAGGCCATCGGTCAGGCCTTCGGCGGCAAGGTGGTGCGTGGCCCGGTGCCGATGCATGGCAAGGTCAGCCCGATCCATCACAAGAACGCCAGCGTCTTCAAGGGGCTGCCCTCGCCGCTGACGGCGACGCGCTACCATTCGCTGGTGATCGAGAAGGACGGGCTGCCGGACTGCCTGGAAATCACGGCGGAGACCGAGGACGGCGTGATCATGGGGCTGGCCCACAAGACCCTCCCGATCCACGGTGTGCAGTTCCATCCCGAGAGCATCGCCACCGAACATGGCCACGCCATGCTGAAGAACTTCCTCGACATCGCGGAACGCCGCAACGCGGCCTGA
- the cueR gene encoding Cu(I)-responsive transcriptional regulator: MNIGQAASASGVPAKTIRYYESIGLLKPAPRSEGGYRVYGDTDLRVLKFIQRARSLGFSVKDVGNLLQLWSDRERSSADVKAVALRHVEEIDRKLAELQSMRDTLIYLTHRCHGDDRPDCPIIEDLARAEA; encoded by the coding sequence ATGAATATCGGACAGGCGGCTTCAGCGTCGGGCGTGCCGGCCAAGACGATCCGCTACTATGAGAGCATCGGCCTGCTGAAGCCCGCGCCGCGCAGCGAGGGCGGTTACCGGGTCTATGGCGACACCGATCTGCGCGTACTGAAATTCATTCAGCGCGCCCGCTCGCTGGGTTTTTCCGTGAAGGATGTCGGCAATCTGCTGCAGCTCTGGAGCGACCGGGAGCGGTCCAGCGCCGATGTGAAGGCGGTGGCCCTGCGCCATGTCGAGGAGATCGACCGCAAACTGGCCGAGCTGCAGTCCATGCGCGACACGCTGATCTATCTGACGCATCGCTGCCATGGCGATGACCGGCCGGACTGTCCCATCATCGAGGATCTGGCGCGTGCCGAAGCCTAG
- a CDS encoding DUF3008 family protein, with protein MPAKSKAQQKAAGAALAVKRGEASKSDLQGASEEMYESMTEAELEELASTSRKGKPEHVTDK; from the coding sequence ATGCCCGCAAAATCCAAGGCACAGCAGAAGGCCGCCGGCGCGGCGCTGGCGGTCAAGCGTGGCGAGGCGTCAAAAAGCGACCTTCAGGGCGCCTCCGAGGAGATGTACGAGTCGATGACCGAGGCCGAGCTGGAAGAGCTGGCCTCCACCAGCCGCAAGGGCAAGCCGGAACACGTCACCGACAAATAG
- a CDS encoding heavy metal translocating P-type ATPase, translated as MSIERTYDLSIEGMSCAACVGRVEKALAKVPGVDRAAVNLATEQARVRLKDRLDPADLVAAVEKAGYGAHLIEAGAGPDKKAEAETLRWETIRLAAAILLTLPLVLPMIGMVAGVHWIPPAWVQLVLATPVQFWIGGRFYLNAWKSLKARTGTMDQLVAIGTSAAYGLSLYHMASGSSGDLYFEASATVVTLITLGKYLESRAKRGTASAIRALMALRPEEARVKRGDRVETLPVSSLMEGDVVVVKPGERVPADGRILEGRSQFDESLLTGESLPVGKQAGDAVIGGSVNGSGLVEVEVTAAAGNSLLARIIERVQGAQASKAPVQRLVDKVSGIFVPIVLVIALTTFLGWLATGADSETAILNAVAVLVIACPCALGLATPTAIMAGTGVAAKAGILIKDAEALERAHGIRTVVFDKTGTLTEGRPRVTALLPAESVAEAELLSLAASVQQGSEHPLAKAILAAAEERGLAISKAQEFDSLPGRGVMATVEGRAVLIGSPRLMQEKDIETSALQEQAAEWEGEGNTVVWVAADGRLMGAIAIGDRLRETAGDAIRLLGEKSIETALLTGDNRRAAEAVGRRLGLSTVLAEVLPDGKADAISGLQGKGGIVAMVGDGVNDAPALAQADVGIAMGSGTDVAMEAAAVTLMRPDPLLVLDAVSVSRATVAKIWQNLFWAFIYNIVGIPLAALGYLSPMIAGAAMAASSASVVSNALLLRRWKPCAGSRKE; from the coding sequence ATGAGCATCGAACGGACCTATGACCTCTCCATTGAGGGGATGAGCTGCGCGGCCTGTGTCGGCCGCGTCGAGAAGGCGCTGGCCAAGGTGCCGGGCGTGGACCGGGCGGCCGTCAATCTGGCGACCGAGCAGGCGCGGGTGCGGCTAAAGGACAGGCTCGACCCGGCCGATCTTGTCGCCGCTGTCGAGAAGGCGGGTTATGGCGCGCATCTGATCGAAGCCGGGGCCGGGCCGGACAAAAAGGCCGAGGCCGAGACGCTGCGCTGGGAAACCATCCGGCTGGCCGCCGCCATCCTGCTGACCCTGCCGCTGGTACTGCCGATGATCGGCATGGTGGCCGGTGTGCACTGGATTCCGCCGGCCTGGGTGCAGCTCGTGCTGGCGACGCCGGTGCAGTTCTGGATCGGTGGGCGGTTCTATCTGAATGCCTGGAAGTCGTTGAAGGCACGCACCGGCACGATGGACCAGCTGGTCGCCATCGGTACCAGTGCCGCCTATGGACTCAGCCTCTATCACATGGCGAGCGGCAGCAGCGGCGACCTCTATTTCGAGGCCTCGGCGACGGTGGTCACGCTCATCACGCTCGGCAAGTATCTGGAAAGCCGGGCCAAGCGGGGCACCGCCTCGGCGATCCGGGCGCTGATGGCGCTCCGCCCTGAAGAGGCGCGCGTGAAGCGGGGCGACAGGGTAGAGACGCTGCCGGTCTCATCCCTCATGGAAGGCGATGTTGTCGTGGTGAAGCCGGGCGAGCGGGTGCCCGCCGACGGCAGGATACTGGAAGGTCGCAGCCAGTTCGACGAATCGCTGCTGACGGGTGAGAGCCTGCCGGTCGGCAAGCAGGCGGGTGACGCGGTCATCGGCGGCTCGGTGAACGGCTCCGGCCTTGTGGAGGTCGAGGTGACAGCCGCCGCCGGCAACAGCCTGCTGGCGCGGATCATCGAGCGGGTGCAGGGGGCACAGGCCTCCAAGGCGCCGGTTCAACGGCTGGTGGACAAGGTCAGTGGTATCTTCGTGCCGATCGTGCTGGTCATCGCGCTGACGACCTTCCTTGGCTGGCTGGCAACCGGCGCAGACAGCGAGACGGCGATCCTGAACGCCGTCGCCGTGCTGGTTATCGCCTGTCCCTGTGCGCTGGGCCTTGCCACACCGACCGCGATCATGGCCGGAACCGGCGTTGCTGCGAAGGCGGGCATCCTGATCAAGGACGCCGAGGCACTTGAGCGCGCGCATGGCATCAGGACCGTGGTGTTCGACAAGACCGGCACGCTGACCGAGGGGCGGCCCCGTGTTACGGCGCTTCTGCCGGCGGAGAGCGTCGCAGAGGCCGAATTGCTCTCCCTAGCCGCCAGCGTGCAGCAGGGCAGCGAGCATCCGCTGGCAAAGGCCATACTGGCTGCCGCCGAGGAACGGGGGCTGGCGATATCGAAGGCACAGGAATTCGACTCGCTGCCAGGCCGGGGCGTGATGGCCACGGTGGAAGGCCGTGCTGTGCTGATCGGCAGCCCGCGCCTGATGCAGGAGAAGGACATCGAGACCTCAGCCCTTCAGGAGCAAGCCGCTGAGTGGGAAGGCGAGGGCAACACCGTCGTTTGGGTGGCCGCAGACGGCCGCCTTATGGGCGCCATTGCCATCGGCGACCGGCTGCGCGAAACCGCTGGTGACGCCATCCGGCTATTGGGCGAGAAGAGTATAGAGACGGCGCTGTTGACCGGCGATAACCGGCGCGCGGCTGAAGCGGTGGGTCGCAGGCTGGGCCTCTCCACCGTGCTGGCCGAGGTGCTGCCGGACGGCAAGGCGGATGCTATTTCCGGCCTGCAGGGGAAGGGCGGTATCGTCGCCATGGTCGGGGACGGGGTAAATGACGCGCCTGCCCTGGCGCAGGCGGATGTCGGCATCGCCATGGGCAGCGGCACCGATGTCGCGATGGAGGCAGCTGCTGTCACGTTGATGCGGCCCGATCCGCTGCTGGTGCTGGATGCGGTGTCCGTCTCGCGCGCTACGGTCGCCAAGATCTGGCAGAACCTCTTCTGGGCCTTCATCTACAATATCGTCGGTATCCCGTTGGCAGCGCTGGGCTATCTCAGCCCGATGATCGCCGGGGCGGCGATGGCGGCCTCCAGCGCCAGCGTGGTCTCGAATGCCCTGCTGCTGCGGCGCTGGAAACCGTGCGCCGGGTCGCGAAAGGAGTAG
- a CDS encoding GFA family protein — translation MTEARYEGGCLCGAVRYEATGPVRQAGWCHCRLCQRSVGAPAVPWGSFFLENFRWTKGKPALHHSTPKAERSFCAECGTSLTFRYLTTEPPEMDVALASLDDPEALHPQWHIWTMSSPSWVHFGDGLKTYQDNGPERSTDPDLPSPLGPQR, via the coding sequence ATGACCGAAGCACGCTATGAAGGCGGTTGCCTGTGCGGCGCTGTCCGCTATGAGGCGACGGGGCCGGTGCGTCAGGCCGGCTGGTGCCATTGCCGGCTGTGCCAGCGGTCGGTCGGGGCGCCTGCCGTGCCGTGGGGCAGCTTCTTCCTGGAGAATTTCCGCTGGACCAAGGGGAAGCCGGCCCTGCACCACTCGACCCCGAAGGCCGAACGCAGCTTCTGTGCCGAATGCGGCACCTCCCTCACCTTCCGCTATCTGACCACCGAGCCGCCGGAAATGGATGTGGCCCTGGCCAGCTTGGACGATCCCGAAGCGCTGCACCCGCAATGGCATATCTGGACCATGTCCAGCCCCAGCTGGGTGCATTTCGGCGACGGGCTGAAAACCTATCAGGATAATGGCCCGGAACGGTCAACCGACCCTGACCTTCCCTCCCCGCTGGGACCGCAACGATAA
- a CDS encoding M81 family metallopeptidase has translation MARIAIGGFQHETNTFAPTKASFEDFARGGSWPALVSGGDLFDAVKGINLSIAGFIEEAQERGHDLVPTAWGAASPSAHVTEDAYERIAGMIVDGIRDKGPFEAVYLCLHGAMVTEHLEDGEGELLRRVREVVGPKVPVMASLDLHSNTTPEMIKYADALVAYRTYPHVDMADTGRRTAIHLDNVLRGSGAVNKAFRQIPFLIPLNFQCTLMEPTKSIYEMTEELEKGDVARVSFTPGFPAADIHHCGPSLFVYATDQVKADKAAKALEEEILRNEANFAGKLYEPDEGVKYAMKIARSANKPVVIADTQDNPGAGGDSNTTGMLRALVENDAPNAAIGIMVDEEVARIAHSAGEGAEITVALGGKSNIPGDKPFHASFKVVKLNTGQFTGTGPFYKGARMNLGPMACLKIRDVEIVVACKKAQMADQEMYRHVGIEPTRKGILVNKSSVHFRADFQPIAQEVLVCTAPGPMVADPALLPWTRLRHGMKLRPLGPEFEG, from the coding sequence ATGGCGCGTATTGCGATCGGCGGCTTCCAGCACGAGACCAACACTTTTGCCCCGACGAAGGCCTCCTTCGAGGATTTCGCACGTGGCGGCAGCTGGCCGGCGCTGGTCTCCGGCGGCGATCTGTTCGATGCGGTGAAAGGCATCAACCTGTCGATTGCCGGCTTCATCGAGGAAGCGCAGGAGCGCGGCCACGATCTGGTACCGACCGCCTGGGGTGCCGCCAGCCCCTCCGCCCATGTGACCGAGGATGCCTATGAACGCATAGCCGGCATGATCGTCGATGGCATCCGCGACAAGGGCCCGTTCGAGGCGGTCTATCTTTGCCTGCACGGTGCCATGGTGACCGAGCATCTGGAGGATGGTGAGGGCGAGTTGCTGCGCCGGGTGCGGGAAGTCGTCGGGCCTAAAGTGCCGGTGATGGCCAGCCTGGACCTGCATTCCAACACCACGCCGGAGATGATCAAGTACGCCGACGCGCTGGTGGCTTACCGCACTTATCCGCATGTCGATATGGCGGATACCGGCCGCCGCACGGCGATCCATCTGGACAATGTGCTGCGCGGCTCCGGCGCGGTGAACAAGGCATTCCGGCAAATTCCGTTCCTCATCCCGCTGAACTTCCAGTGCACGCTGATGGAGCCGACCAAGTCGATCTACGAGATGACGGAGGAGCTGGAGAAGGGCGATGTCGCCCGCGTCTCCTTCACACCGGGCTTTCCGGCCGCCGACATCCATCATTGCGGCCCGTCGCTGTTCGTCTATGCCACCGACCAGGTGAAGGCGGACAAGGCGGCGAAGGCGCTGGAGGAGGAAATCCTGCGCAACGAAGCGAACTTCGCCGGCAAGCTGTACGAGCCGGATGAAGGCGTGAAATACGCGATGAAGATCGCGCGGTCCGCCAACAAGCCGGTGGTGATCGCAGACACGCAGGATAATCCCGGTGCCGGCGGCGATTCCAACACCACGGGCATGCTGCGCGCGCTGGTGGAGAATGACGCCCCGAACGCCGCCATTGGCATCATGGTGGATGAGGAAGTGGCGCGCATCGCCCACAGCGCAGGCGAGGGGGCGGAGATCACCGTGGCGCTGGGCGGCAAGTCGAACATTCCGGGCGACAAGCCGTTCCACGCAAGCTTCAAGGTGGTGAAGCTGAACACCGGGCAGTTCACCGGTACCGGCCCGTTCTACAAAGGTGCCAGAATGAATCTGGGGCCGATGGCCTGCCTGAAGATCCGAGATGTGGAGATCGTCGTCGCCTGCAAGAAGGCGCAGATGGCCGATCAGGAAATGTACCGCCATGTCGGCATCGAGCCGACCCGCAAGGGCATTCTGGTGAACAAGAGCTCCGTGCATTTCCGCGCCGATTTTCAGCCCATCGCACAAGAGGTGCTGGTCTGCACCGCGCCCGGCCCGATGGTCGCCGATCCCGCGCTGCTGCCCTGGACCCGGCTGCGCCACGGTATGAAGCTGCGGCCGCTCGGCCCGGAATTCGAGGGCTAA
- a CDS encoding exopolysaccharide biosynthesis protein: MTTSISAEGARQTNRRVEKRTDTEADTPNSVGDLLDRLEQSARSGEDLSIDSFLETAGHRFSGPLFLIPGLIALSPLSGIPLVPSFLGVTVALISVQLILGCQQLWFPAGMRSTTLEADRVRRLVRFLRKPGRFLDRITRPRLTWMTRGLAVRLAAVICLLTALSMPVLEILPFTATLAGAVISCFGLALTTRDGLLMVFALIFFGGLMALGANFLILG; this comes from the coding sequence ATGACGACAAGTATCAGTGCGGAAGGCGCCCGGCAGACGAACCGGCGGGTAGAAAAGAGAACTGACACGGAGGCGGATACGCCGAATTCGGTCGGCGATCTGCTGGACAGGCTTGAGCAATCGGCCCGCTCCGGCGAGGACCTGTCCATTGACAGCTTCCTGGAAACCGCCGGTCATCGCTTCAGCGGCCCGCTGTTCCTGATTCCGGGGCTGATCGCCCTGTCGCCGCTGAGCGGCATACCGCTGGTGCCCAGCTTCCTCGGTGTGACGGTCGCGCTGATCAGCGTGCAGCTGATTCTGGGATGCCAGCAACTCTGGTTTCCGGCCGGGATGCGCTCAACTACCCTGGAGGCGGATCGCGTGCGGCGCCTGGTCCGTTTCCTCAGGAAGCCGGGCCGCTTTCTCGACCGCATCACCCGCCCCCGCCTGACCTGGATGACGCGGGGGCTGGCCGTGCGTCTGGCGGCGGTGATCTGCCTGCTGACCGCGCTCAGCATGCCGGTGCTTGAGATCCTTCCCTTTACCGCGACGCTGGCCGGGGCGGTGATTTCCTGCTTCGGGCTGGCGCTGACCACCCGCGACGGGCTGCTGATGGTCTTCGCCCTGATCTTCTTCGGCGGGCTGATGGCGCTGGGCGCCAATTTCCTGATCCTGGGCTAG
- a CDS encoding HAD-IIA family hydrolase, with protein MSFPVLGFDDAWSSYRRWEHRLPAKPVPVEPRRIAGIAEVLDQVDVVVLDAYGVLNLGSSVIPQGLEAVRAIRAAGKRLCIVTNDGSQGTAAIAAKHRGRGYDFSDGEVIAGASLVGEAVAAFPEVRRWGIITQEPRPEAAITSGMTALALDKAAYDAVDGIVFMATEIWDEERQALLSDTLTARPRPFIVANPDVVAPHVGGFSAEPGYFSHRIADRAGIEPVFLGKPFPGVYRLVRERFPEVDPQRILAVGDTPHTDVIGARAHGMRALLVESGFLAGRDSLAYCRECAILPDFIAPAI; from the coding sequence ATGAGTTTCCCCGTTCTCGGTTTTGACGACGCCTGGTCCTCCTACCGGCGCTGGGAACATCGCCTGCCTGCGAAGCCGGTCCCGGTTGAACCGCGCCGCATTGCCGGCATCGCCGAGGTGCTGGACCAGGTGGATGTCGTGGTGCTGGATGCCTATGGCGTGCTCAATCTGGGCAGCAGCGTCATTCCGCAGGGGCTTGAAGCGGTTCGGGCGATCCGTGCTGCCGGCAAGCGGCTGTGCATCGTCACCAATGACGGCTCGCAGGGCACCGCCGCCATCGCCGCCAAGCATCGCGGCCGGGGCTATGATTTCAGCGACGGGGAAGTGATCGCCGGCGCCTCGCTGGTCGGCGAGGCAGTGGCCGCCTTCCCGGAGGTGCGGCGCTGGGGGATCATCACGCAGGAGCCGCGCCCGGAAGCCGCGATCACCAGCGGCATGACAGCGCTGGCCTTGGACAAGGCCGCCTATGACGCGGTGGACGGTATCGTCTTCATGGCGACGGAAATCTGGGACGAGGAGCGCCAGGCGCTGCTGAGCGATACGCTGACCGCCCGCCCCCGCCCCTTCATCGTCGCCAATCCGGATGTCGTTGCGCCGCATGTCGGCGGCTTCTCGGCGGAACCCGGCTATTTCTCGCACCGCATCGCCGACCGCGCGGGGATAGAGCCGGTCTTCCTCGGCAAGCCCTTCCCCGGCGTCTATCGGCTGGTGCGCGAGCGCTTCCCGGAGGTCGATCCGCAGCGCATCCTCGCCGTCGGCGACACGCCGCATACCGATGTGATCGGCGCGCGGGCTCATGGCATGCGGGCGCTGCTGGTGGAGAGCGGCTTCCTCGCCGGGCGCGACAGCCTGGCCTATTGCCGGGAATGCGCCATCCTGCCGGACTTCATCGCGCCCGCTATCTGA
- a CDS encoding divergent polysaccharide deacetylase family protein — protein sequence MARKPASKKPKTKKRSGGGGFGLSLALAAAALLIGGGLGLYYGDALTGRQALVTESPAIAAPSPTAPSTSASTGIALPQTAAPLQPAPAPEALQPAAPQPPEPQIASLPPQETIPEPSASDPPWQRNAVPVPNSAGSPRIAIVIDDMGIDRKRSQRALALKVPVTFAYLPYAPGVADQVRKAHAAGHEILVHLPMEPSSDSIDPGPNAMLSALPPEVLAERLAWNLSQFDGFVGVNNHMGSRFTSNAAVMQPVLEELRRRGLLFLDSRTAPNTVGYRMARDLGMPALQRDVFLDNTDSHDEVAKRLAETEQHASKYGQAIAIGHPRDATLDMLELWIEDVQARGFVLVPLTALLKPVAPPATAGLPIR from the coding sequence ATGGCGCGTAAGCCGGCCTCCAAAAAGCCCAAGACGAAGAAGCGTTCCGGGGGCGGCGGTTTCGGCCTCTCCCTTGCGCTGGCTGCCGCAGCGCTGCTGATCGGCGGCGGCCTCGGCCTCTATTATGGCGATGCGCTGACCGGGCGGCAGGCGCTGGTAACGGAAAGCCCGGCAATCGCCGCGCCCAGCCCGACAGCGCCGTCAACGAGCGCGTCCACTGGCATTGCCCTGCCGCAGACAGCCGCACCGCTACAACCGGCACCGGCGCCGGAAGCACTCCAGCCTGCCGCGCCACAGCCGCCGGAACCGCAGATTGCCAGCCTGCCGCCGCAGGAAACCATCCCGGAGCCTTCTGCGTCCGATCCACCCTGGCAGCGTAATGCAGTGCCGGTGCCGAACAGTGCCGGTAGCCCGCGCATTGCCATCGTCATCGACGATATGGGCATCGACCGCAAACGCTCGCAGCGAGCGCTGGCGCTGAAAGTGCCCGTCACCTTTGCCTATCTGCCCTACGCCCCTGGTGTGGCGGATCAGGTGCGCAAGGCGCATGCCGCCGGTCATGAAATTCTCGTCCATCTGCCGATGGAGCCGTCTTCGGACAGTATCGATCCCGGCCCGAATGCCATGCTGTCCGCTCTGCCGCCGGAAGTCCTTGCGGAACGCCTGGCCTGGAATCTCAGCCAGTTCGACGGCTTCGTCGGGGTGAACAACCATATGGGCAGCCGTTTCACCAGCAATGCCGCCGTCATGCAGCCGGTGCTGGAAGAGTTAAGGCGGCGCGGCCTGCTGTTCCTCGATTCGCGCACCGCGCCGAACACTGTCGGCTACCGCATGGCGCGGGATCTGGGCATGCCGGCGCTGCAGCGCGACGTGTTTCTCGACAATACAGACAGCCATGATGAGGTGGCAAAGCGGCTGGCAGAGACGGAGCAGCATGCCAGCAAATATGGCCAGGCCATCGCCATCGGCCATCCGCGCGATGCCACGCTCGACATGCTGGAACTCTGGATCGAGGATGTGCAGGCGCGCGGCTTTGTACTGGTGCCGCTGACCGCGCTGCTGAAGCCGGTAGCGCCCCCGGCGACCGCCGGATTGCCGATCAGATAG
- the ilvD gene encoding dihydroxy-acid dehydratase, with translation MTYQFDKSKLPSRHVSVGPSSAPHRSYYYAMGMTEEEIAQPFIGIGTTWNEAAPCNIALSRQAQAVKKGVKANGGTPREFTTITVTDGIAMGHAGMKSSLVSREVIADSVEVTMRGHCYDALVGLAGCDKSLPGMMMAMLRLNVPSVFMYGGSILPGRFRGKDVTVQDVFEAVGAHAAGNMSDDDLHELECVACPSAGSCGGMFTANTMACVSEAIGLALPGSAGAPAPYDSRDAYAEASGQAVMELIKRNLRPRDIVTRKALENAATVVAAAGGSTNAALHLPAMAHEAGIEFTIHDVAEIFKRTPYIGDLKPGGRYVAKDMFEIGGVQVLLRALYDGGYIHGDCITVTGKTIAENLEGVTLPADQDIIRPTSDPITPTGGVVGLRGNLAPQGAIVKVAGMQKLQFKGVAHCFDTEEEAFEAVKKGQYKEGEVLVIRYEGPRGGPGMREMLATTAAIYGQGMGDKVALITDGRFSGATRGFCIGHVGPEAAVGGPIGLLKDGDIIVIDAEKGTLDVELSDAELEARRKEWKPRRHEYQSGAIWKYAQTVGDAEKGAVTHPGGAAEVHCYADQ, from the coding sequence ATGACCTACCAGTTCGACAAGTCCAAGCTGCCCAGCCGCCATGTGTCGGTCGGCCCTAGCTCCGCCCCGCATCGCAGCTATTACTACGCGATGGGCATGACGGAGGAGGAGATTGCACAGCCCTTCATTGGCATTGGCACGACCTGGAACGAGGCCGCCCCCTGCAATATCGCCCTGTCGCGCCAGGCCCAGGCGGTAAAGAAAGGCGTGAAGGCCAACGGCGGCACACCGCGCGAATTCACCACCATCACCGTGACCGACGGCATCGCCATGGGCCATGCCGGCATGAAGTCGTCGCTGGTCAGCCGCGAGGTGATCGCCGATTCGGTCGAAGTCACCATGCGCGGCCATTGCTATGACGCGCTGGTTGGGCTTGCCGGCTGCGACAAGTCTCTGCCCGGCATGATGATGGCGATGCTGCGTCTGAACGTCCCGTCGGTCTTTATGTATGGTGGCTCCATCCTGCCCGGCCGCTTCCGTGGCAAGGACGTGACCGTGCAGGACGTGTTCGAGGCGGTCGGCGCCCATGCCGCCGGCAACATGTCGGACGATGACCTGCACGAGCTGGAATGCGTGGCCTGCCCGTCGGCGGGCTCCTGCGGCGGCATGTTCACAGCCAACACCATGGCCTGCGTGTCGGAGGCCATCGGCCTCGCCCTTCCGGGTTCCGCCGGCGCACCGGCGCCCTATGACAGCCGTGATGCCTATGCCGAGGCGTCGGGGCAGGCGGTCATGGAGCTGATCAAGCGCAATCTGCGGCCGCGCGACATCGTCACCCGCAAGGCGCTGGAGAATGCGGCGACCGTTGTGGCGGCTGCCGGCGGCTCGACCAATGCCGCGCTGCATCTGCCGGCAATGGCGCATGAGGCGGGCATCGAATTCACCATCCATGACGTGGCGGAAATCTTCAAGCGCACGCCCTATATCGGCGACCTGAAGCCGGGCGGGCGCTATGTCGCCAAGGACATGTTCGAGATCGGCGGTGTGCAGGTGCTGCTGCGCGCGCTGTATGATGGCGGCTACATCCATGGCGACTGCATCACCGTCACCGGCAAGACCATCGCGGAGAATCTGGAAGGCGTCACCCTGCCGGCCGACCAGGACATCATCCGCCCGACCAGCGACCCGATCACCCCGACCGGCGGCGTCGTAGGCCTGCGCGGCAATCTGGCGCCACAGGGTGCCATCGTGAAGGTCGCCGGCATGCAGAAGCTGCAGTTCAAGGGCGTGGCGCATTGCTTCGACACCGAGGAAGAGGCGTTCGAGGCGGTGAAGAAGGGCCAGTACAAGGAAGGCGAGGTTCTGGTCATCCGCTATGAGGGCCCTCGCGGTGGCCCCGGCATGCGCGAGATGCTAGCGACCACGGCGGCGATCTACGGCCAGGGCATGGGCGACAAGGTGGCGCTCATCACCGATGGCCGCTTCTCCGGCGCCACGCGCGGCTTCTGCATCGGCCATGTCGGGCCGGAAGCGGCGGTCGGTGGCCCGATCGGCCTACTGAAGGATGGCGATATCATCGTCATCGATGCCGAGAAGGGGACGCTGGACGTCGAACTGTCGGATGCCGAGCTGGAAGCGCGCCGCAAGGAATGGAAGCCGCGCCGCCACGAATACCAGTCCGGCGCGATCTGGAAATATGCCCAGACGGTCGGCGATGCGGAGAAGGGCGCCGTCACCCATCCGGGCGGTGCCGCCGAGGTGCATTGCTACGCTGACCAGTAA